In Macadamia integrifolia cultivar HAES 741 chromosome 1, SCU_Mint_v3, whole genome shotgun sequence, a single window of DNA contains:
- the LOC122077584 gene encoding disease resistance protein RUN1-like, which translates to MAAHHEASSSSSSSSASGLSTYEVFLSFHGKDVRTNFADHLYYALVDAGIQTFRDEDKLQKGSEIGPELLIAIQESRISIPIFSENYASSKWCLNELAEISECIGTRNQIVLPIFYKVEPRDVRNQSGTYAKAFEEHHLMRSDKTMVQKWQKALEEVGKVDGWHCKEDTYEGKLMKEVVKTVWSSLQKRPLTISNNLVGIQSHTKEMLMLLDIESDDRKIVGIHGLGGIGKTTIAKVVCNTIFHHFEAYSFIENIQENAQKHGIIHLQKKLIFDMLKQENPNTESVDEGINLIRQRLFKRKVLIILDDVDQDIQVDSLAGDREWFGIGSKIIITSRNKDILTVRKADGIYEPHVMDLDDSLELLSHHAFGRDKPPSDYLDLSKTIVKITGGLPLALRVIGSSLFSKKKSVWEGMLKKLRKIPNNDVMKWLKISYDRLEDEEQQMFLDTACFFIGMDKDIACYIWEGCDYSPQIGLEVLCEKSLLTISEDGKLQMHDMLQDLGRDIVRQESIKNPGERSRIWSQAEVLEVLDKLKGTSNCEGLTIDFNRLSIDFSSKSTCLMSEGFAKMTNLRLLQVDYAQFSENFTNSFSELRWLSWRGCPDQYTLSNFCPQKLVVLDLSNSEITKDWMGWNYIKMAVNLKFLNLTSCHQLSSTLDVSANRLLEVLLLKDCQNLLGIDTSICRLRNLITLDMSGCSRIVDLPSENSQLISLKRLDLGGCENLKKLPKELGCMISLTVLVLRGCLHLVDIPCEICHLTSLETLDLSGCSSLLDLPSEISQLNSLKSLDLKGCENLKKLPKKWGQMISLTVLVLCGCSSLEDIPNEICHLTSLETLDLSGCSSLVVLPSEISQLTSLKRLDLKECKNLKKLPKKFGFMNSSTVLSLCGCSSLGDLPSEIFQLPSLETLHLSGCSSLVGLPSEICQLTSLKTLDLSGCTSILYLPIEICQLTSLERLFLYGCYSLNKLPKKLGSMTSLTTLDISHCGTLKSLPNLPSSLKYFDASDCILLTSLSMLSSLKNLRKLGLPPSLTSLDVRYCSSIQYISGRYTSSVTSLDVDHWSSNRDISGLPSSLTSLDVDHCSSIRDISGLASSLTSLNVSHCSSILDISCLPSSVLTSLNVSHCSSIEYISGLPSSLIHLDVRYCSSMQYISGLPSSLIHLDTSYCGSMIKLSTTSSGGLRNLKTLFLDKCISLEDIEGADEKLDSLGLLSTMWCRSLRRLPKLRGSNNLRTLKLYQNDAISSFEGEGMDSLEELEIEYCQSLRKIPYLRDFRRLRILQIKDCPELSEIVRLEDFQNLKTLSISEATSLKALPDISTLKNLRYLRIKWCDSMERLPDLSNLKRLRQLEIVDCVKLTEIPGLDRLESLEELKLGGCISIERLLDLSNLNKLNVLCIKRCKNLTEIYGVDGLDFLEILDINGCQSLERLPDLSNLKKLKELKAKDCKKLTEIRADGGLESLELLAIKGCISLEKLPDLTKSKKLRELCGLYL; encoded by the exons ATGGCAGCACATCACgaggcttcttcttcttcttcttcttcttctgcttctggtTTGAGTACTtatgaagtgttcttgagctttcacGGCAAAGACGTTCGTACCAATTTTGCTGACCACCTTTACTATGCTTTGGTTGATGCTGGAATTCAAACTTTCAGGGATGAGGATAAACTCCAAAAGGGAAGCGAGATTGGCCCTGAGCTACTAATTGCAATCCAGGAGTCAAGAATCTCAATTCCCATCTTCTCGGAAAACTATGCTTCAAGTAAATGGTGTCTCAATGAGTTAGCAGAGATATCTGAGTGCATAGGAACAAGGAATCAGATCGTGTTGCCCATTTTCTACAAAGTTGAACCAAGGGATGTGCGAAACCAGAGCGGGACATATGCCAAGGCCTTTGAGGAACACCACCTGATGCGATCGGACAAGACCATGGTCCAAAAGTGGCAAAAAGCTTTGGAAGAGGTTGGAAAAGTTGATGGATGGCATTGCAAGGAGGATAC GTATGAAGGGAAGTTAATGAAAGAAGTTGTTAAAACAGTTTGGAGTTCATTGCAAAAGAGACCCTTAACTATTTCTAACAACCTTGTTGGAATCCAATCTCATACAAAAGAAATGTTGATGCTATTAGATATTGAATCTGATGATAGAAAAATTGTGGGGATCCACGGCCTTGGTGGCATTGGAAAGACAACAATCGCTAAGGTTGTTTGCAATACAATCTTTCATCACTTTGAAGCGTATAGCTTTATTGAAAATATTCAAGAAAATGCTCAAAAACATGGGATTATCCATTTGCAAAAGAAACTTATCTTTGACATGCTGaaacaagaaaatccaaatactgAGAGTGTGGATGAAGGAATCAATTTGATTCGGCAAAGATTGTTCAAAAGAAAAGTTCTCAttattcttgatgatgtggatcaAGATATTCAAGTAGATTCTTTAGCTGGGGACCGTGAATGGTTTGGTATTGGAAGTAAGATCATTATCACAAGCAGAAATAAGGATATATTAACTGTTCGAAAAGCAGATGGGATTTATGAACCCCATGTAATGGATTTGGATGATTCTCTTGAACTTTTAAGCCATCATGCATTTGGAAGGGACAAACCGCCAAGTGATTATTTGGATCTCTCAAAAACTATTGTAAAAATTACTGGAGGACTTCCGTTAGCTCTTCGGGTTATAGGTTCATCTTTATTCTCAAAGAAAAAATCAGTATGGGAAGGCATGTTAAAGaaattacgaaaaatacccaatAATGATGTTATGAAATGGTTGAAAATAAGTTACGATAGattagaagatgaagaacaacaAATGTTTCTTGACACTGCTTGTTTTTTCATCGGAATGGATAAAGATATAGCATGTTATATATGGGAAGGGTGTGATTATTCTCCTCAAATAGGACTTGAAGTTCTTTGTGAAAAGTCCTTGCTAACAATTAGTGAAGATGGAAAGTTACAGATGCATGATATGCTTCAAGATCTTGGAAGGGATATTGTTCGTCAAGAGAGCATAAAAAATCCAGGAGAACGTAGTCGAATATGGTCTCAAGCAGAAGTCTTAGAAGTATTGGATAAACTGAAG GGAACAAGTAATTGTGAAGGACTCACTATTGACTTCAACCGGCTTAGTATTGACTTCAGCAGTAAATCAACATGTTTGATGAGTGAAGGATTTGCTAAAATGACAAATTTAAGGTTACTCCAAGTAGATTATGCACAATTTTCTGAGAACTTCACTAATTCTTTTTCAGAACTGAGATGGCTTAGTTGGAGGGGATGCCCAGACCAATATACACTAAGCAATTTTTGTCCACAAAAACTGGTTGTTCTTGATCTATCAAATAGTGAGATCACAAAGGACTGGATGGGTTGGAACTACATCAAG ATGGCagtaaatctaaaatttctgAATCTCACATCTTGTCATCAACTATCTAGCACTCTTGATGTTTCAGCAAATCGACTCTTGGAGGTATTGCTTCTTAAGGACTGTCAAAATTTGCTTGGGATCGACACATCTATTTGTCGTCTCAGGAACTTGATCACATTAGATATGAGTGGCTGCAGTAGAATAGTGGATCTCCCAAGTGAAAACTCTCAATTGATTTCTCTCAAAAGGCTCGATTTAGGAGGATGTGAAAATTTAAAGAAGCTTCCAAAGGAATTGGGCTGCATGATCTCCTTGACAGTACTTGTTTTACGTGGTTGCCTGCATCTAGTGGATATCCCATGTGAAATTTGTCATTTGACTTCTCTGGAAACACTTGATTTAAGTGGCTGCTCGAGTCTACTGGATCTCCCAAGTGAAATTTCACAGTTGAATTCTCTCAAAAGTCTCGATTTGAAAGGATGTGAAAATCTAAAGAAACTTCCGAAGAAATGGGGCCAAATGATTTCCTTGACAGTACTTGTTTTATGTGGTTGCTCGAGTCTAGAGGATATCCCAAATGAAATTTGTCATTTGACTTCTCTAGAAACACTTGATTTAAGTGGGTGCTCAAGTTTAGTGGTTCTTCCAAGTGAAATTTCACAGTTGACTTCTCTCAAAAGACTTGATTTAAAAGAATGTAAAAATCTAAAGAAGCTGCCAAAGAAATTTGGCTTCATGAACTCATCAACAGTACTTTCTTTATGTGGATGCTCCAGTCTAGGCGATCTCCCAAGTGAAATCTTTCAGTTGCCTTCTCTAGAAACACTTCATCTAAGTGGTTGCTCGAGTCTAGTGGGTTTGCCAAGTGAAATTTGCCAGTTGACTTCTTTGAAAACACTTGATTTAAGTGGTTGCACCAGTATATTGTATCTCCCAATTGAAATTTGCCAGTTGACTTCTTTGGAGAGACTCTTTTTATATGGATGCTATAGTCTAAATAAGTTGCCGAAGAAATTGGGCTCCATGACCTCCTTGACAACACTTGATATTAGTCATTGTGGTACACTTAAATCTCTTCCAAATCTTCCCTCTagtttaaaatattttgatgCTTCCGATTGTATATTGTTAACATCACTCTCAATGCTTTCAAGCCTAAAAAATCTAAGGAAATTAGGTCTTCCTCCAAGTTTGACCAGCCTTGATGTTCGTTACTGCTCTTCAATACAATACATCTCAGGTCGGTATACCTCAAGTGTGACCAGCCTTGATGTTGATCATTGGTCTTCAAATCGAGACATCTCAGGCCTTCCCTCAAGTTTAACCAGCCTTGATGTTGATCACTGCTCTTCAATTCGAGACATCTCAGGTCTTGCCTCAAGTTTGACCAGCCTTAATGTTAGTCACTGTTCTTCAATTCTAGACATCTCATGTCTTCCCTCTTCAGTTTTGACCAGCCTTAATGTTAGCCACTGCTCTTCAATTGAATACATCTCAGGTCTTCCCTCAAGTTTGATCCACCTAGATGTGAGGTACTGCTCTTCAATGCAATACATCTCAGGTCTTCCCTCAAGTTTGATCCATCTAGATACTAGCTATTGTGGGTCAATGATAAAACTTTCAACTACATCATCTGGAGGCTTGAGAAATTTGAAGACATTATTTCTTGATAAGTGCATTAGCCTAGAAGACATTGAAGGTGCTGACGAGAAATTGGACTCCCTAGGGCTCTTATCCACCATGTGGTGCAGATCATTAAGAAGATTACCAAAACTCAGGGGCTCAAACAATCTAAGGACTTTAAAACTCTATCAGAATGATGCCATATCCAGTTTTGAAGGTGAGGGAATGGACTCTCTGGAGGAGTTGGAGATAGAGTATTGCCAATCATTAAGAAAAATACCATATCTGCGAGATTTTAGAAGGCTGAGAATACTACAAATCAAAGACTGCCCGGAATTGTCCGAGATTGTGCGTCTTGAGGACTTTCAAAACTTAAAAACATTATCAATTAGCGAGGCTACATCATTGAAGGCATTACCGGATATCTCAACCTTGAAGAACCTGAGGTATTTAAGAATCAAATGGTGTGACTCAATGGAAAGATTACCTGatctttcaaacttaaaaaggtTGCGGCAATTAGAGATCGTGGATTGCGTGAAGTTAACAGAAATTCCAGGCCTCGACAGATTGGAGTCcttggaagaattgaaattaGGAGGATGCATATCCATTGAAAGATTACTGGATCTGTCAAACTTAAACAAGCTGAATGTTCTATGCATTAAACGCTGCAAGAATCTAACCGAGATTTATGGTGTTGACGGATTGGATTTCTTAGAGATTTTGGATATTAATGGGTGCCAATCCTTGGAAAGATTACCAGATCTGTCAAACTTAAAAAagttgaaggagctaaaagccAAAGACTGCAAGAAGCTAACTGAGATTCGAGCTGATGGTGGATTGGAATCTTTGGAACTCTTGGCTATTAAGGGGTGTATTTCCTTAGAAAAATTACCAGATCTGACAAAGTCAAAGAAACTGCGGGAACTATGTGGTTTGTACCTCTGA